From the genome of Ignavibacteria bacterium, one region includes:
- the nusG gene encoding transcription termination/antitermination factor NusG gives MTHKWYVVRTYSGHEKRVKTALENEIEYQSLQDYIKQVLIPTEKVFEVKDGKKKSKSKSFFPGYVLIEAILDKKIIDIILSVPSVMGFLGNRNNPQTLHADEIKRIFGKITEEATGERLENPFRLGDAIKIIDGPFNNFNGVVQEVNNEKMKLKVMVSIFGRKTPVELDFIQAELEK, from the coding sequence ATGACTCATAAGTGGTATGTAGTTAGAACTTATTCTGGACATGAGAAACGTGTGAAGACTGCTCTCGAAAACGAAATCGAATATCAGAGTTTGCAGGATTACATTAAACAGGTTCTGATCCCTACAGAAAAAGTATTTGAAGTAAAAGACGGAAAGAAGAAAAGTAAGAGCAAAAGTTTTTTCCCAGGATATGTTTTGATAGAAGCGATCCTGGATAAAAAAATAATAGATATTATTCTTAGTGTCCCATCGGTAATGGGATTTTTAGGCAATCGAAATAATCCGCAGACTCTTCATGCTGATGAAATCAAACGAATTTTCGGAAAAATTACAGAAGAAGCTACGGGTGAAAGATTAGAGAATCCATTCCGTCTTGGTGATGCAATTAAAATTATTGATGGACCATTTAATAATTTCAATGGTGTCGTTCAAGAAGTAAATAACGAAAAAATGAAACTGAAAGTAATGGTTAGCATCTTCGGGAGGAAAACTCCTGTGGAGCTTGACTTCATTCAAGCTGAGTTAGAAAAATAA
- the secE gene encoding preprotein translocase subunit SecE encodes MKEKIINFFSDVVKEMKKVTWPTKDELRESTVIVIVTCVILAAFVYAIDMILSNLIKGLF; translated from the coding sequence ATGAAAGAAAAAATAATAAACTTCTTTTCCGATGTCGTTAAAGAAATGAAAAAAGTCACTTGGCCTACAAAAGACGAACTAAGAGAGTCGACAGTTATTGTTATTGTCACTTGTGTTATTCTGGCAGCGTTTGTTTATGCCATTGATATGATATTAAGTAATCTAATTAAGGGATTGTTCTAG
- the rpmG gene encoding 50S ribosomal protein L33 translates to MRDIITLECTECKRRNYTTTKNKKLHSGRVEFKKFCKWCNKHTTHKETK, encoded by the coding sequence ATGAGAGATATAATAACATTAGAATGTACAGAGTGTAAGAGAAGAAATTACACAACAACTAAAAACAAAAAGTTGCACTCCGGCAGAGTTGAATTTAAAAAGTTTTGTAAGTGGTGTAACAAACATACAACTCATAAAGAGACCAAATAA
- a CDS encoding YifB family Mg chelatase-like AAA ATPase has protein sequence MFAKVFCAATYGIDAFIIEVETHIENQVPSFTIVGLPDSAVKESRERVFASIKNSEYTFPSKKITINLAPADIKKEGSSFDLPIALSILQCNGSIELQNLDKYLILGELSLDGFLRPIRGVLPICIRARKEGFKGIILPEKNALEASIVDGLDVYSVSGLGECINLLNNIESAAPLRTDVNEVFKHALDYSFDFSEVKGQENVKRALEVAAAGSHNILMIGPPGSGKTMLARRLPSILPTLTFEEALETTKIHSVAGLLQFDSPLVTNRPFRSPHHTTSDVALIGGGTIPRPGEVSYSHNGVLFLDELPEFKKNVLEVLRQPLEDRRVTISRSKMTLEFPSNFMLVTAMNPCPCGFFTDPTKECTCTPQQIQKYLSRISGPLLDRIDIHIEVHAVKFKELMSSSSAESSKEIRDRVTTARMVQLKRFSEVEGIYSNSGMTNKLVKKFCSIDSAGEELLKTAITKLGLSARAYDRILKVSRTIADLEGNEKILPQHLSEAIQYRSLDRNSWFSQ, from the coding sequence ATGTTCGCCAAAGTTTTTTGTGCAGCGACATACGGCATAGACGCATTCATCATCGAAGTTGAAACTCACATCGAGAATCAAGTTCCGTCGTTCACAATTGTTGGTCTGCCTGACAGTGCAGTAAAAGAAAGCCGTGAAAGAGTTTTTGCCTCGATAAAAAATTCTGAATACACATTTCCGAGTAAAAAAATAACGATAAATCTTGCACCTGCTGATATCAAAAAAGAGGGCAGCTCATTTGATCTTCCAATTGCATTAAGCATTCTCCAATGCAATGGTTCTATTGAACTTCAAAATCTTGATAAGTACTTAATTCTCGGTGAACTTTCACTCGATGGATTTTTGCGTCCAATACGCGGTGTTCTTCCGATTTGCATCCGAGCAAGAAAAGAAGGATTCAAAGGAATTATTCTCCCGGAGAAAAACGCACTCGAAGCTTCTATTGTCGATGGACTTGATGTTTACTCAGTGAGTGGGCTCGGCGAATGCATTAATCTGTTGAACAATATTGAATCTGCTGCTCCGCTGCGAACAGATGTAAATGAAGTTTTCAAACACGCTTTGGATTACTCGTTCGACTTTTCTGAAGTCAAAGGGCAGGAGAATGTGAAACGTGCCTTAGAAGTTGCTGCAGCCGGCTCACATAATATTTTAATGATTGGTCCGCCTGGTTCAGGAAAAACTATGCTCGCGCGAAGACTTCCATCAATTTTACCAACTCTAACTTTTGAAGAAGCATTGGAGACAACAAAAATCCACTCAGTTGCCGGCTTACTTCAATTTGATAGTCCGCTTGTAACAAACCGTCCATTCAGAAGTCCGCATCATACAACCTCGGACGTTGCTCTAATTGGCGGAGGAACTATCCCGCGTCCAGGTGAAGTTTCGTATTCACATAATGGAGTTTTATTTTTGGATGAGCTTCCTGAGTTTAAAAAAAATGTTCTCGAAGTTTTGCGTCAGCCGCTTGAAGATCGAAGAGTAACAATAAGCAGATCAAAAATGACTCTGGAGTTTCCCTCGAACTTCATGCTCGTCACTGCAATGAATCCATGTCCGTGCGGTTTTTTTACAGATCCAACAAAAGAGTGTACTTGTACTCCGCAGCAAATTCAAAAATATCTTTCAAGAATATCCGGACCGCTTTTAGATAGAATTGATATTCATATCGAAGTACATGCGGTTAAGTTTAAGGAGCTAATGTCATCAAGTTCCGCAGAATCGTCAAAAGAAATTCGAGATCGAGTAACAACTGCAAGGATGGTGCAACTGAAAAGATTTAGTGAGGTCGAAGGAATTTATTCTAATTCTGGAATGACGAATAAGCTTGTAAAAAAGTTTTGCTCGATAGATTCAGCGGGTGAAGAGCTGCTAAAAACCGCCATCACAAAACTCGGTCTTTCTGCCAGGGCGTATGATAGAATTCTTAAGGTTTCTCGGACTATTGCTGATCTTGAGGGTAACGAAAAAATCTTACCTCAACATCTAAGCGAAGCAATTCAATACCGCAGCTTGGATAGAAATAGCTGGTTTTCTCAATAA
- a CDS encoding NADH-quinone oxidoreductase subunit I: MAVVKKRLKDLTLLEKLYIPEIVKGMLLTLKHLVSPKFTRQYPEVKYVQPESYRGRPVLVEDGGKERCVACSLCSRVCPALAIDVQAAETIDEKERYPERFEINMLRCIFCGFCEEVCPEEAIVMSKDYELTFLNYKDAIYGKDKLLTPVEKLKDRIEFLRKYR, from the coding sequence ATGGCTGTTGTAAAGAAAAGACTTAAAGATTTAACTCTGCTTGAAAAACTTTACATTCCGGAAATTGTAAAAGGAATGCTGTTGACACTGAAGCATCTTGTCAGTCCGAAATTCACCCGTCAATATCCGGAAGTAAAATATGTGCAGCCGGAATCCTACCGCGGCAGACCTGTTCTAGTTGAAGATGGTGGAAAAGAAAGATGCGTTGCCTGTAGTTTATGTTCGCGTGTTTGTCCTGCACTTGCAATTGATGTTCAAGCCGCTGAGACAATTGATGAAAAGGAACGATATCCCGAACGGTTCGAAATAAATATGCTTAGATGCATCTTCTGTGGATTCTGTGAAGAAGTCTGCCCAGAAGAAGCTATTGTAATGAGCAAAGATTACGAACTCACCTTCTTAAATTATAAAGATGCCATTTACGGTAAAGATAAACTTCTTACTCCGGTCGAAAAACTTAAAGACCGAATTGAGTTTTTAAGAAAGTATAGATAA